TCTTGAAGCAGAAAAACTCGCCTACGAAGCGGATGGTATCTCATCTCTTACATTAGAAGCCTTGAGAGCTATTACAGACGCCTTCGATGAGGACATTCATTTGGTCAGAGGTTACCCAGAACAAGTGGATGTGGCTAGAAGGTTAAGAAAGCTATTAAAAGGGAGTCAGTTAACAACGAGGCAAGGAGAGATAAGGGTTCAGGATGCTTATTCCCTCAGATGTATTCCTCAAGTTCATGGTGCCTCCTGGCAAGCCCTTGCTTATGTAAAAGAAAAACTTGAAATTGAAATGAACGCGGCCACGGATAACCCACTTATTTTTGATGGGGGCGCGAAAGTACTATCGGGAGGGAATTTTCATGGACAGCCCATTGCCCTTGCAATGGATTTTCTTTCGATTGCGATGGCTGAATTTGGGAGTATTGCAGAACGTCGTATTGAACGGCTCGTGAACCCGCAATTGAATGATCTTCCTGCATTCTTAAGTCCCAAACCAGGGTTACAATCAGGGGCAATGATTATGCAATACGCAGCAGCATCTCTTGTCTCAGAAAACAAAACCCTTGCCCATCCGGCTTCAGTTGATTCCATTCCATCCTCAGCCAATCAGGAGGACCATGTTAGTATGGGAACGATTGGCTCTCGTCACGCTGCACAAATTACAACAAATGTGAGAAGAATTCTAGCGATTGAAGCGATTTGTGCAATGCAAGGAATTACCTATCGAGATCCCACAAAGCTTGCACCAAAAACGAAAAAAATATATGAAGCAGGAAGAGGCATTGTTCGAGAAATAGACTGCGATCGGATTTTTTCATATGATATCGAACGATTGACCGATTGGTTAAAGGAAAATGGGGATATCGAGAAAATTGTGATAGGTGTGTAGGAACATCCTTCCGTGCAAATAACAAAATGAAATAAAAGTAGAAGAATGATATAGTAGATGAAATAGATGGAAAGCAGGGGGCATTACAGTGAATGAAAAAGAAATCGAAATCCTAGAAATTTTAGAGGATAATGCACGCGTACCAATGGATGTTTTAGCTGATATGGTTGAATTATCAGTTGAAGAAGTAGAGAAAATCATTAAGAAACTTGAAGAACAGGATATTATTTTAAGCTATTCATCCGTCATTAATTGGGATAAAACTTCTGGCAAAGACGGTGTTGCAGCCATGATTGATGTGAAGGTAACCCCAAAAAGAGATGTTGGCTTTGATGAGATTGCTGAGCGTATTTATCGTTTTCCGGAAGTGAAAGCGGTGTACTTAATGTCAGGAGCGTTTGATTTGTCTGTTCAGATCGAAGGGAAAACGATGAAGGAAGTTGCTTTCTTTGTTTCTAACAAGCTTTCAACACTTGATTCAGTTTTGTCGACAACAACGCATTTCTTACTTAAAAAATATAAACACGACGGTGTAATTTTTGAACCGGAACAGAAGGATAAGCGGATTGTGGTGTCACCATGAAGGAAGTTCAACAGCAGTATATTTCTAAAACAGCTTCTCAATTAAAACCTTCAGGTATCCGAAAATTCTTTGATCTTGCTTCCCAAATGGATAATGTTATTTCACTTGGTGTTGGTGAGCCAGATTTTGTTACACCGTGGAATGTATGTGAAGCGGGCTACGCTTCACTTGAAAGCGGCTATACAGCTTATACGGCAAATGCAGGTCTGCTAGAGCTAAGGGAAGAAATTTCGTCTTACTTAGATGAACAATTTTCACTGAGCTATTCAGCTGAATCACAAATCATATTAACTGTTGGAGCGAGTCAGGCGATTGATCTGGCTTTTCGAGCGGTGATTGATCCGGGTGATGAGGTTATTATTGTCGAACCAGGCTTTGTTGCTTATTCACCAGCTGTAACGCTCGCAGGTGGGAAACCTGTCTCTTTGGAAACAAAGGCAGAGGACGAGTTTAAAATAACGCGTGAGTCGCTTGAAAAAGTGATTACGAAGCGAACAAAAGCGATCCTTCTGTGTTTCCCGAGTAACCCTACTGGTGCCACAATGTCTGAAGCAGAATTGAAAAACGTAACAGACATCATTGAAGAACATGACCTACTCGTACTTTCGGATGAGATTTATGCGGAATTAACGTATGATGAGACGCATTATAGCATTGCCCGAGCTGATGGCATGAAAGAGCGTACAATTCTTATTTCAGGTTTCTCGAAGGCATTTGCTATGACAGGTTGGAGACTTGGTTACGTGACGGGTCCTGAAGAAATCATTGCGGCGATGTTGAAAATTCATCAGTATACAATGATGTGTGCGCCGACAATCGCTCAGCACGGGGCACTCGAAGCTTTGAAAAGTGGAAGAGACGATCTTGAGAGAATGAAGAAAAGCTATCGTCAGCGAAGAAACTTTCTTGTTAAAGCATTTAACAACATCGGACTTTCCTGTCATATGCCAGGTGGTGCATTCTACGCATTTCCATCCGTACAGGCAACTGGGATGACATCAGATGAATTTGCTGAAAAGTTATTAGAAGAAGAGCAGGTTGCTGTTGTGCCAGGGCATGTCTTTGGTGCTGGTGGAGAAGGCTATGTGCGCTGTTCTTACGCAACGTCAATCGATTCTTTGCAGGAAGCTGTTAAGCGAATCGAACGGTTTGTTAACCGTCACAATTCAAAGGGATAATTAGGAACGCCGTCCTCAGTGAGGACGGCGTTATGTATTAATAGGAAGTTGGATCCTCTTTGCTTGTTGAAATACTTGAAGACGTTTGTTTGGAAAGTAACTGTCTGAGCAATTCATTCTGCTCTTGATCAGCAGCGTTCTTTCTTTTCATATAGCTCATCGCTTTAAATAGGAATACGATCGTTAATACAACGATAAATAAAATAATGACCATATATAGAAAACCAAATAATCCAAAAAGCATGCCAAATCCATCCATGCCACCACTATTAGACATCATCAAATCACCTCCTCATCTGATGTTGATTTTACCACTATTTCCTAAATTCCAAACGCGGTATTTTCCTTCAATAGAAGAGCTTTAGCATACGTCTCCTTTTCTAATATGACGTGTTATGATATTATTATCAAGTTGGAGAGTTCGTAATTCCCTCCTCTCGTAAAACAAAACTAGGGACCGTGAAAAGTGTAGCCCAGTTCTCTGATTGGAGATGGGGTTTTTCATGCGTCTCCCTTACTGAATAAAGAAGGGGGCTTTTTTTATGTCTTTTATGATTCCAAAGAAAGTTGAATTACTTGGAGAAGATATTCAGAAAAGCGAATTAAAGTATCATCATAAACGAGTAGCGGTAACAAAGGAATTTACATTCGATGCTGCGCATCATTTGCACTGCTACGAAGGTAAGTGCAAAAGCATGCATGGTCATACGTATAAAGTGGTCATCACAATCAGCGGATTTGTGAATGAAATCGGCATTTCAGTGGATTTTGGTGAAATTAAAACCCTGTTTAAAGAAGTGATTGATTCGAAGTTGGATCATCATTATTTAAATGAAGTCCTTCCGAACATGAACACGACAGCTGAAAATATGATTGTTTGGATGTGGGAGCAGTTAGATCAAGCTCTGACTGAGCGCAATATGAAAGATCTTGGTCAGCGCATCGAAGAACTAGTTCTCTATGAAACACCAACAAGCTACGCAACGCTGAAGCGGGAATGGATGGAAGAAAATGAGTAAATGGGTGCTACCGGAACAATCCGAATATATGAAGTGGGAACTACCGATGGTGGAGGTGTTTGAGACAGTAGAAGGAGAGGGAACGCGCGCTGGTTTTCCAACAGTATTTGTACGCGTCTTTCACTGTAACTTGCGCTGTAGCTGGTGTGACACGCCGTATAGCTATGCACCGGATAAAGCTGAATACACAGGCTCAATTGCCTCTATAATCGATCAAATCAAACAATATAATAGCCGTCACATCTGTTTTACAGGTGGGGAGCCGTTAATTCATCGTGAGAAATCAATGGCGCTTATTCAAGCGATGGTAGATCTTCCACATATTGAAGACATTCATATCGAAACGAACGGAGCGATTGATCTTACGCCATATGAAGCGGTTCGAAAAGGTGATGAAGCCTGGCAGGAGAAAGTTCGTTTTGTGATGGACTATAAGCTGCCTGATTCTGGTGAACAGCATCGCATGCTTCACGAGAACTTTGAACTTCTTGATAAACAAGATGAAATTAAGTTCGTGATCGGCTCTGATGAAGATTTCACAGTAGCAACTGAAGTTGTCTCAGAAAATCATCAAAAAGGTCAGGTATTGTATAGTCCAGTGTGGGAAACCATGCCTCCACACAAACTTGTTGAAAAAATTCTAGAAGCAGGACTAAGCAAAGTGAAGCTAAGTATGCAGCTTCATAAGATTATTTGGGATCCTAATAGAAGAGGTGTGTAACGTGAATAAAAAAGCAGTGATTGTATTGAGCGGTGGTTTAGATAGTACAACATGCATGGGAATCGCGAAGGAAAAAGGCTATGAGCTTTATCCGATTACATTCCACTACGGCCAAAAGCATAACCGAGAAGTAGAGCAGGCGAAGAAAGTAGCGGAATATTACAATGCACCCGATCATCGCATTGTGAACATTAGTTTTCTAAATCAAATTGGGGGCAGTGCCCTTACGGATGATTCCATTGATGTACCAACAGATATGGATGAAGACGAGATTCCAGTTACTTACGTGCCAGCTCGTAATATGATCTTTCTTTCACTTGCCTCTGCTTACGCAGAAGTGATTGGAGCTGAAGCGATCTACATCGGTGTATCTGCCGTTGACTACAGTGGATACCCGGATTGCCGACCAGAGTTTATTGAAAGCATGAATGAAACGGTTAATCTAGCTACAAAAGCTGGAGCAACAGGTAGTGAAATGAAGATTGATACGCCGTTAATTAACTTGACGAAAGCAGATACGGTTAGTGAAGGCTTACGTTTAAGCGTTCCTTATGAACTAACGACATCTTGCTACAATGGTGAAGAAGAAGCATGCGGCGAGTGTGATAGCTGTCGTCTGCGTCTGAAAGGCTTTGAAGAAGCTGGAGCGGTAGATCCGATACCTTATAAAGTGTAATAAAAAGCTGCCGGAGGATACTCCGACAGCTTTTTTTGGTTTGGCCAATAAAAATGAGAATTGGCCAATAAAATGGGATTTTGGCTCATATATTTCAGTTTTGGCCAATATACTCAGAATTTGGCCAATAAACTTCCAACGGAGGAGTGGTTCGACATATAGCGCGGGTGACAGGCACCCGCTTACTCAGGCATTTCCCCGCTATAAACAGAAGATGGGCGGATGATTCGGTTATTGTCATTTTGCTCGTACACGTGTGCGATCCAACCTGCCGTTCTGGCTGCTGTAAATGTTGGGGTAAACAGTTCTGTTGGTAGCTCGATCGCTCTTAAGATGGCCGCTGCATAGTACTCCACATTCGCATAAAGTTTTCGGTCAGGTTTGTACTCCTGGAGAAGGCGTACTGCCGTGTCTTCTACTTCGTGTGCAAGTTTAAACTCAGCATCGTCATAGAAGTCTGAAGTAATCTCGCTTAAAGCGGCGGCACGGGGGTCGCGCGTTTTATAAACCCGATGTCCAAAGCCCATTAGCTTCTCACGATTTTCAAGTTTACGTCGCAATACTTTCTCAGCATCGCCGTCGCGCTTAATTTCTTCTAATAAATCAATAACCCCAGTTGGCGCCCCGCCATGAAGAGGTCCTTTCATAGCGCCAATAGCCCCTGTAATAGCTGATGCGAGATCACTTTCAGTTGATGAAATCACCCTAGCTGTAAAGGTAGAGGCGTTTAATCCATGCTCCATCGTTAAAATGAAGTAGGCAGTTAACGCTTTAATGTGATTTTCCTGAGGACGTTCTCCTGTCAACATATATAAATAGTTCCCAACGTGAGACAACGTTACGTCTGGCTCGATCTGAGATAATCCATTTTGATTGCGGTAGCGATAGGCAATAATAGTTGGAACGATACTCAGTAGGTGAATTCCCTGTTCCTGTGTCGCTGGGAACTGATATGAGTGATCTCCCATGGAAGATAAGACCGTTCGAATAACGCTCATCATCTCCATTTTTTCAGGTAAACGATTTATGATTTCCTTCTGATTTGGTGATAAGTGTCTTGCTTCACCAAGTGCGGAGGTGAAAGCAGCTAGCTGTTTTTCAGTAGGAAATGAACCATTCCATAGGAAGTAGGCGGCTTCTTCGAATGATTTTTCTTTCGCAATTTCTTTTGCCCAGTGTCCTCGATAGACAAGCAAACCGTTCTCTCCGTCTACAAGGCTGATATTGGAATCAGCCGCAATGATTCCTTCTAATCCGGCATGAATCATAAACTCAACTCCATTTCATTCGTCTTGTATCTAGTGTATCGATTCGATATGATTATGACTAATAAATAATTACTGAATAATTAATAGAGAAACGCTATCAATAAGGGTGATAAGAATGAATCTAAACTGGTTGAAAACATTTGTCACAGCTGCTTCGTATGAAAATTTCAGGGAAACATCGGAAAAACTCTATCTTGCTCAACCTACTGTTACGGTTCACATTCAACAACTTGAAAAGCAGATTGGCAGTAAGCTATTTATGAAGAGCGGTAGAAGAGTGATGCTCTCTGAAGCAGGAAGACAATTTCTTCCGCATGCGAGGGAGTTAGTTGAGCAGTATGAGACAAGCTTACGTCATATGAACGGGTGGAGGCAGGGGTACCATCGAAAGTTGACGATTGCTGTATCCCCTTTAATTGCTGCTACGGTTCTACCTAACGTCCTTCAGCAATTTATGAAAGCTTATCCATCGATTGAGGTCGTTGTAAAAGTAAGTGAGTCTAATGAAATTGGAGAGATGATCACCAAGAATGATGCAGATTTTGGTCTTTCAAGAATGAAATCTTTGCAGGCATATGTGAAAAATGAACAAATTGGAGCCGATCCGATTGTTTTAGTTGTGCCACACGATGGGGGAGATGCGGAAACGAGTCTGCCTTTATCTTTAAGTGAGTTTTGTTTGAGATCAACGTTACTCACGCATAATCATCCTGATTATTGGGAAGATCTTTTAGTTGAGCTACGTTCTAAATATGACGGTGTTCGAACGATGGTGGTATCGCAAGTACACATTACAAAGCGATTTATTGAGGAAGGGCTTGGGTTCTCTTTTTTACCATGGTCATCTGTTCGGCGTGAGGTATTTGAAGGGAGAATTCTTCAAGTGGATACTGAGGAAATCAAACTGCCTGAGGTTCACACATACATGGTCTATCAACATCTTTCGGAGGAAACAGAAATATTTAAACAATTTATTGAGAAAAGCATGAATTAAGCCCGATCAGCGTCCTGATCAGGCTATACTCTTATTTTCCGAGTGTGAAATAAGAGTGTGGGATGGTTGCGTGTCATAGATCCTAACGGCTAGCTTACACGCTTGAGTAGTATGTGCGAAGTAAAAGAAAATATACACATTTAGTAAGTAGTTAGTCCCCAAACTTTCCAACCCCTTTCCTCTTTAGAAGCAAAAAGGTGCATGCGTACGGGGAGCTGAGAAGATTTCTTTGTTACGAGGACATCAATGAGGTAAGTGTGGTTTGCGACTTTTTTTTCACAGGTTTTAACAGCTGGCGCGTAATAGGGTGACTTCTTTTTTAAAGGTGACATGCTAATGATCTGCCATGAATTTGTATCGGGAGTATTGGCCATTAAGCCTGAAAGAATCGTTGTAGCTTTCATTGTAAGGCCTTTTTTTGATGCCGATTGATCTAGTGATGTTGGACACTTTCCTTGAATGAGCTGAATCGGACCAGCTGCATAAGCATGAATTGGTAAAAGAAGAAGTAAGAAAAGGAGACAGCTTACTGTACGTTTCATCAATTTATACCACCTTTCACCTTTACCGTGCCCGCTTAGTGAAAAATTATTCGTAATAATCGAATGCATGTTCGGTTTATGGTACACTAATGGAAGAAGGAGGGATAGCCATTGCAGCCTTCAATTCAGAAGCGAACATCTCGGTCTATTTTAACAAAAGGTAGTGGATTTCTTAATGGATATAGTCACACTCTGAACCCTTACGCTGGATGTGCCTTCGGTTGTTCTTATTGCTATGTAAGAAGAATGCCTATTGCCCTTTTTAGGGAAGAGGATTGGGGAGAATGGGTAGATATTAAAGAAAACGCTGTGGATCTTGTGAAAAAAGAGATTCCGAAAGCTCGGAAAAAAGGAGAAGTATCGATTTTTATGTCTTCTTCGACAGATCCTTATCAGCCTATTGAATTTAAGACTGATTTAACAAGAGGATTACTTGAGGCTATGGTAGAAGAAATGCCTGATTTTCTATTTCTTCAAACCCGCTCTCCACTCGTCACTAGAGATATTGATTTGTTAAAAAAATTCGGCAAAAAGGTTCTGGTCAGTATGACAGTAGAAACAGACCTTGATTCAGTGCGCAAAATTTTTGCGCCATCAGCACCGCCAATTGCAGCAAGGTTAAAGGCGCTACAAACGTTACGAGCAAACGGTATTCCTGTACAAGCGGCAGTGGCACCACTTCTCCCGTGTTCTGAACATTTCCCTAAGAAGTTAGCTGAAGTAACGGATCGCCTCACGCTTGATGACTTTTTCATGGGTGATGGGAGCGGTGGTAAAAGAACAGAGCAGCTTGGCATTCGTAAGCTCTTTGAAGAAGCGGGTCTAGAAGGTTGGTATCAACGTAAAGCCTATTTGAAAATAAAGAAGCGATTACAGGCCTTTTTTCCTGATAGCGCCATTTATATTTCTCAAGAAGGTTTTTCACCTCCAGACGAGGGCTAGTTTAAATAAATAATAACAAATAGGCTAGAGAATGTACCTCTAGCCTTATGTTGCCTACTTTACTTTAATTTTTCAGCCTTACCACTTAGAATTTTCAATTGGTCATTTTCATAACCAACCTGGTAAGTGACGTTGTATAGAGAAGTTGTTGTCTTCTTATCCTCGGTTCGTTCTTGTGCTTTAATAGTAGCTGTTACCTTTACTTGATCATTCGTTTGATTTAAACTTCCGGTCATATTTGAAACTTCCACGTCAAGGGTATGGATATAGCCACTTCGAAAATCTTCATACAGCATTTCACTCTGCCAGCGACTGCCAAGTAAGGAGTAGCCAGTGACATAGTCTTGAGTAGACAAGCTTTCATAGAAATATCCAATAAGATAGGTAGCATTATTTTTAAAGTCTTCTCCTGTGAGTCCCTGTGGTGTTGATACTTCTTCCTTACTTTCATCATCTACCGTTATTTCTACTGGGTCATCAGACCAATTTTTAATTTGCTCAATAACGTTGGGGAGCGGAATGCTAAAGCCGATTGCCCCTGAGTCTGTTCCTGCGGAATTAATGGCGATTGCCTCTCCTGTATTTGCATCAATAAGGGGACCTCCGCTGTTACCTTTTGTAATTGGGGCAGAGATTTGATAGATATGCTCATAGCGATAGGGCTCTAAGATGAATTCTCGATCGAGACCACTGACAATCCCTGTTGTAACGGTGTTCTGAAGTCCGAGTGGGCTACCAAGAGCAATGATATCGTCCCCAACTTCCGCCATGCGCTCTTCTGCAACAATTAGGGGATCATTTCCCTCTAGTCCTGGAACGCGAATCACCGCAACATCTATCGTATCACCCATACCAATGATTTGAGCTTCGAATTGTTTAGCATCAGAGGTTTTAACGGTAATCTTTTGAGCGCCTTCGACAACATGAGCGTTCGTAATGACGTCTCCGTTCGTATTGTAGAGGAAGCCTGATCCAGAAGAAGTGCCATCTTTTAAGGCGACTTCAATTTGCACAACGCTTTTTTGTGTCTCATGAATGACGGATTTTAAGTCTGAATCATTCTTTTGGTTCTCTGGAGCATTTGTTTTCTCTCCTAGAGAAGATGTTGCTTCAACGGTTGTATTCGAATAGTAATCATGTAAAAAATAAAAACCTGCGCCGCCCCCAATCAGAATAAAGAGGGAGCTTGCAAGGGATAGTAGCAAAGCCAATTTCTTAGACATCCGTCTTGAATACTCCTTTCTGCTAATCCAAGTACCATGTGAAATGATCAATTTCGACTGTGAATTGATCAAGATCCTTCACGTCTTCACCTACATCGTAGATCATAAAGTCAAATTTACCTGTATCGTCAGGATAAAGTTTGTCGGGGTTAATATAAACCTCCCCTTTATCAAACTCTTTTCCATCTCCGTCCAATACTTTATAAGAAGCCCCGATCGAATTGACGGGAACAGTGGCTTTGCTTGTGACCGTACCTGTTACTTTTAATTCATTGTAATCTGTCACCTTTGTTTCTAATTCATTGAGCTCAATCGCGCTTGTACGATTCATTTCTTCTTCTTTTGCTGCAGCAACCATAGCATGTTCAATTCGCTTCTGTTGCTCCTCCTCAAACGAATTTCGTCTCTTTTCAATTACGGTTTGGAGGTTTGATAGCTTTTCGTTACCTTTATTGATTTCTAAGCCTTCTTCTACTGAGTTTAATGCTTCCGTAAAGTGGTTCTCTTCCAAATAACCATTTGCTTCATTAATTGAGAAGTCGACAATTTGATTTCGAATTTGTCCGGCTATGTCTTGGGCTTCATCTACTTGTAAACTTTCAGCCCTTGTTAACACAGGTTTCAATTCATCAATGGATTCTTTCCCTTTCATATCATACTTTAATTCGGCAACCATCACAGTTGTCCGAACCGTTCCGATGTCTTCTTGTAAAGTAGAGAAAAGATCACCTTTATAGGATGCTGAGGTTTGCTCAGCTTCTTTAATCAAATCTAAGGCATTACTGTAGTTATCTTTTTTTCTTGCGGTTTCCGCCTGTTTTAAAGTCTCTTCAACGTTTAATGCGATCGTTACAATATTTTCGTTTTTTTGGGCAGCTGGGAAACGAGGTCGGTTTTTTTGGGCCTCATTAAACTCATTTTGTGCTTCTTCCAGCTTGCCGTTTTTAGCTAATTCCTCTCCCTTTTCAAAAGAGCGAATCGCTGCCTTTGACGTTGATTCTTCATAAAAATAATAGCCGGCAAGTGTGCTAGAAAGAAGAAAAAACACCATCACTGGTAACCAACGCCACAGAATGGATAGGCTATGCTTAGATTTATTTTGAGTGACTAGTTCTTTTCCACAAGAGAAGCAAAATTGTTCATCATCGCCTCTTTTTTTTCCACAATGTGGACAGTACATCCTTATTCCACCTGCTTTCAATCTCAATTGCTAGTTATATTTTGACACATTTCCCTTGTAAGGGAAATATTTTTCAGTAGGTTGTTGGGGAATTGAAATATAAAGCAATTTTCGCTCAAATCGAGTAAGAGCTTACTTATAAAATAGCCTATAAAGTGGGGGAGGGATTGATTCAAAAGACATATTTTTTCTTGCTATGATTAAAAGTGAACAGATTGTACTAGTTCAAAGGACATTAAATGATAAAAAAGAAGTTACTTCGTTCGATTGTACCGGTATTGAAGGACCTGTTCACACCTATACTCCTTTGATAAGATGACCCTAAGACCCCCTTTCAAATATTCCGTTACCAGGAAGACCGGCATTTGCCGGTCCTTTTTTTGCCCCGATATATGTGTAGCATTCATTTTCGCTATAATCGATCAATGACAAATCACTCTCTTTTTTGTAGATAATCCTAGAATAAGAATGAAATGAAAAAAATCTTCTTTTTTTGAAACCTCATGAGGTAGTTGCTCGTCTAATTAGTTGAAAACCCTTATTCCCTTAGATGTAGCCACTACGATATTTACCTAGTGGCTGCTTTTTTTTTGTGATCGTTGCATATGATAGGTATTGTTGATATAATAACTAACGAGTGGTAGGCAAATGCCTGCGTTTTTTATTTGTTAACAACTAACGATCGGTAGGTAATGATATATGAAAAAAGAATCGACTCAGGATCGAATTAAAGAGGTGGCCCTCATTCTATTTGCACGTAATGGATTTGAAGGGACTTCCCTTTCGGATATTGCTAAAGGAGTAGGCATAAAAAAACCTTCCTTATATGCGCATTATAAAAGTAAAGAAGATTTATTTTTAGGTGTGATTCATAAAGTATCAGTTGATTACAATGCGTTTTTTGTAAAGACGGCTGAACGATTAAGCAATCAATCACCTGAGAAACAATTATATGACCTTCTTCGTGAAAATACAGAGTATTTACGGAATGATGAAATGGGACTTATTTTCAAAAGAATGATGCTATTTCCACCAGAGTCGTTACGGAAGGAAATCGCTCAAATGTTTGAAAAAACGGAGAATGTGATGAAGAGAGTGATTAAGTCTATTCTCGAGCAGATGCTCCCAAATGAGGAATGGGAACGAGTTTTTGATGCTTATTTATGTTTACTTGACGGTATGTTTGAACAAATTTTCTACTATTCACCTGAAGAACATAATAAACGGTTAGAAAATTCCTGGACTCTATTTATTAGAGGCGTTCATAGTAAGGAGGAGAAATAAGATGGCATGGATCTATCTTGTGATCGGTGGTCTGATGGAAGTATTATGGGCTATTGGATTAAAATATTCAGATGGCTTTACGAAACCACTTATAAGCTTGTTAACGATCGTTGGTATTGCAACAAGCTTTTACTTTTTCGCTAGGGCATTAAAATATTTACCTGTAGGTACAGCATACGCCATATTTACAGGATTAGGCGCAGCAGGGACAGCTGTGATTGGAATGATGTTCTTAAATGAATCGATTAGTTTCATAAAACTATTTTTTATCTTATTGCTTATTTCTTCTATTATCGGTTTGAAGTTAAATGCAAAGGAAGCTTAGGAGGGAAGCAAAATGGCATGGATTGCATTGTTAATCGCTGGTCTAGGTGAAGTTGGCGGTGTTATTAGCTTGAAGTTATCAGAAGGGTT
The sequence above is drawn from the Pseudalkalibacillus hwajinpoensis genome and encodes:
- a CDS encoding S1C family serine protease codes for the protein MSKKLALLLSLASSLFILIGGGAGFYFLHDYYSNTTVEATSSLGEKTNAPENQKNDSDLKSVIHETQKSVVQIEVALKDGTSSGSGFLYNTNGDVITNAHVVEGAQKITVKTSDAKQFEAQIIGMGDTIDVAVIRVPGLEGNDPLIVAEERMAEVGDDIIALGSPLGLQNTVTTGIVSGLDREFILEPYRYEHIYQISAPITKGNSGGPLIDANTGEAIAINSAGTDSGAIGFSIPLPNVIEQIKNWSDDPVEITVDDESKEEVSTPQGLTGEDFKNNATYLIGYFYESLSTQDYVTGYSLLGSRWQSEMLYEDFRSGYIHTLDVEVSNMTGSLNQTNDQVKVTATIKAQERTEDKKTTTSLYNVTYQVGYENDQLKILSGKAEKLK
- a CDS encoding DMT family transporter; protein product: MAWIYLVIGGLMEVLWAIGLKYSDGFTKPLISLLTIVGIATSFYFFARALKYLPVGTAYAIFTGLGAAGTAVIGMMFLNESISFIKLFFILLLISSIIGLKLNAKEA
- a CDS encoding TetR/AcrR family transcriptional regulator, producing the protein MKKESTQDRIKEVALILFARNGFEGTSLSDIAKGVGIKKPSLYAHYKSKEDLFLGVIHKVSVDYNAFFVKTAERLSNQSPEKQLYDLLRENTEYLRNDEMGLIFKRMMLFPPESLRKEIAQMFEKTENVMKRVIKSILEQMLPNEEWERVFDAYLCLLDGMFEQIFYYSPEEHNKRLENSWTLFIRGVHSKEEK
- a CDS encoding zinc-ribbon domain-containing protein, which codes for MYCPHCGKKRGDDEQFCFSCGKELVTQNKSKHSLSILWRWLPVMVFFLLSSTLAGYYFYEESTSKAAIRSFEKGEELAKNGKLEEAQNEFNEAQKNRPRFPAAQKNENIVTIALNVEETLKQAETARKKDNYSNALDLIKEAEQTSASYKGDLFSTLQEDIGTVRTTVMVAELKYDMKGKESIDELKPVLTRAESLQVDEAQDIAGQIRNQIVDFSINEANGYLEENHFTEALNSVEEGLEINKGNEKLSNLQTVIEKRRNSFEEEQQKRIEHAMVAAAKEEEMNRTSAIELNELETKVTDYNELKVTGTVTSKATVPVNSIGASYKVLDGDGKEFDKGEVYINPDKLYPDDTGKFDFMIYDVGEDVKDLDQFTVEIDHFTWYLD